Proteins encoded in a region of the Streptomyces sp. NBC_01471 genome:
- a CDS encoding NADH:flavin oxidoreductase/NADH oxidase, whose product MSALFEPYTLRSLTFPNRVWMPPMCQYSAATSGPGTGVANDWHFAHYAARAAGGTGLVIVEATAVSPEGRISPADLGIWNDAQVEALRRITTFLKGQGTVPGIQLGHGGRKASTDRPWNGGGPVGPDQDGWQPVAPSPVPFAAGEHVPDELTTTGIQEIVGQFADAARRALDAGFQVAEIHGAHGYLVSEFLSPHSNHRTDEYGGSFENRTRFALEVVDAVRAVWPDELPLFFRISATDWLDEGGWTADDTVRLAPLLKEHGVDLLDVSTGGNAPGVRIPVGPGYQVPFAARVKAGTSLAVAAVGLITEVEQAEKILANGEADAVLLGRELLRNPSWARHAARVLGADVHVPQQYHRSV is encoded by the coding sequence GTGAGCGCCCTTTTCGAGCCGTACACCCTGCGGTCGCTGACCTTCCCCAACCGCGTATGGATGCCGCCCATGTGCCAGTACTCGGCGGCCACTTCGGGGCCCGGCACGGGCGTCGCCAACGACTGGCACTTCGCGCACTACGCCGCGCGGGCCGCCGGGGGCACCGGCCTGGTCATCGTCGAGGCCACCGCCGTCAGCCCCGAGGGCCGGATCAGCCCCGCCGACCTGGGCATCTGGAACGACGCCCAGGTGGAGGCGCTCCGCCGGATCACCACCTTCCTCAAGGGGCAGGGCACGGTTCCCGGCATTCAGCTCGGTCATGGCGGACGCAAGGCCTCGACCGACCGCCCCTGGAACGGCGGCGGCCCGGTCGGCCCGGACCAGGACGGGTGGCAGCCGGTCGCCCCCAGCCCGGTCCCGTTCGCCGCGGGCGAGCACGTGCCCGACGAGCTGACCACCACTGGGATACAGGAGATCGTCGGCCAGTTCGCCGATGCCGCCCGGCGTGCGCTCGACGCGGGGTTCCAGGTCGCCGAGATCCACGGCGCACACGGCTATCTGGTGAGCGAGTTCCTCTCGCCGCACAGCAACCACCGCACCGACGAGTACGGCGGATCGTTCGAGAACCGCACCCGCTTCGCACTCGAAGTCGTGGACGCCGTGCGGGCGGTGTGGCCCGACGAGCTGCCGCTCTTCTTCCGCATCTCGGCCACCGACTGGCTGGACGAGGGCGGCTGGACGGCCGACGACACGGTGCGCCTCGCCCCGCTGCTCAAGGAGCACGGCGTCGACCTGCTCGATGTGTCCACCGGCGGCAACGCGCCCGGGGTCCGCATCCCGGTCGGCCCCGGCTACCAGGTGCCCTTCGCCGCGCGCGTCAAGGCCGGGACATCCCTCGCTGTCGCCGCCGTCGGGCTGATCACCGAGGTCGAGCAGGCCGAGAAGATCCTGGCCAACGGTGAGGCGGACGCGGTCCTGCTCGGCCGCGAGCTGCTCCGCAACCCGTCCTGGGCGCGGCACGCGGCCCGGGTGCTCGGCGCGGACGTCCACGTACCGCAGCAGTACCACCGCTCCGTCTGA
- a CDS encoding GNAT family N-acetyltransferase, whose protein sequence is MDTAPDRITFRDAAETDIPALVTLIESAYRGDTSRTGWTTEADILGGRRTDPDGVRGVIAAPASRVMVVERDGEPVACCQLERRGHAAYFGMFAVSPALQGAGLGKRIIAEAERRVSTEWGADEMHMTVISVRDDLIAWYERRGYRRTGRMFPFPYGDERFGIPLRDDLQFELLVKPLPAGIPGARTE, encoded by the coding sequence ATGGACACCGCCCCCGACCGGATCACTTTCAGGGACGCGGCAGAGACCGACATACCGGCGCTCGTCACCTTGATCGAGTCGGCCTACCGCGGCGACACCAGCCGCACCGGCTGGACCACGGAGGCGGACATCCTGGGAGGCCGCCGCACCGACCCGGACGGGGTGCGCGGAGTCATCGCGGCGCCCGCTAGCCGGGTGATGGTGGTGGAGCGCGACGGCGAGCCCGTCGCCTGCTGCCAGTTGGAGCGGCGCGGCCACGCGGCCTACTTCGGGATGTTCGCTGTGAGTCCGGCTCTGCAGGGTGCCGGACTCGGCAAGCGGATCATCGCGGAGGCCGAACGCCGGGTGAGCACGGAGTGGGGCGCCGACGAGATGCACATGACGGTGATCTCGGTACGGGACGACCTCATCGCCTGGTACGAGCGGCGCGGCTACCGCCGTACGGGGAGGATGTTCCCCTTCCCGTACGGCGACGAGCGGTTCGGTATCCCGCTCCGCGACGACCTGCAGTTCGAGCTGCTGGTCAAGCCGCTCCCGGCCGGAATCCCCGGAGCGCGCACGGAGTAG
- a CDS encoding transcriptional regulator, translating to MATATSSRALAHPARDEIRLDGVLHALADPMRMCVVRELALDGGELTCSRFDLPVTKSTTTHHFRVLRESGVIRQIYRGTAKMNVLRRDDLDAVFPGLLDSVLAAAAAEAAREA from the coding sequence GTGGCGACCGCAACGAGCAGCCGTGCACTCGCTCATCCGGCGCGGGACGAGATCCGTCTGGACGGTGTGCTCCATGCGCTGGCCGACCCCATGCGGATGTGCGTGGTGCGGGAACTCGCTCTGGACGGCGGGGAGTTGACCTGCTCCCGGTTCGACCTTCCGGTGACCAAGTCGACCACCACCCACCACTTCAGGGTGCTGCGCGAGAGCGGTGTGATCCGGCAGATCTACCGGGGGACCGCGAAGATGAACGTGCTGCGCAGGGACGACCTGGACGCGGTCTTCCCCGGCCTGCTGGACAGTGTCCTCGCCGCGGCGGCGGCCGAGGCCGCGCGGGAGGCGTGA
- a CDS encoding M56 family metallopeptidase has protein sequence MVVSLALLLLGAVAAVAAPRLLARAQWPEREPVVALWVWQCVVAAVLLCFALAMTFSASAAWQLVRGNVFAPAPHAVVEAYALGAYAQWSAATATVLAAGGVWTAAMLTREIRRARAARRRSRRELLVRSPVLPGEEPGSERLVVLEGERPDAWWLPGTAPQLVITTAALRGLKGRQLDAVLAHEQGHARARHDWLLHCSAALAVGFPQIPVFAAFRNEMHRLVELAADDVASRRFGRLTIALALVQLNEHRGVFGPCPTPDAELPHRVDRLLSAAPRLTTGRRLRLTAAASLVPVVPLLVAFVPGLRALG, from the coding sequence ATGGTGGTCTCCCTAGCGCTGTTGCTACTCGGAGCCGTGGCTGCTGTTGCGGCACCGCGGCTTCTGGCGCGCGCCCAGTGGCCCGAACGGGAGCCCGTGGTGGCGCTGTGGGTGTGGCAGTGCGTGGTGGCCGCCGTGCTGCTCTGCTTCGCGCTGGCCATGACCTTCAGCGCGTCGGCGGCCTGGCAGCTCGTGCGGGGCAACGTCTTCGCCCCCGCCCCGCACGCGGTTGTGGAGGCGTACGCACTCGGCGCGTACGCCCAGTGGTCGGCGGCGACAGCGACGGTGCTGGCCGCGGGCGGTGTCTGGACGGCCGCGATGCTCACCCGGGAGATCCGCCGCGCACGGGCCGCCCGCCGGCGGAGCCGCAGGGAGCTGCTGGTGCGCTCCCCCGTGCTGCCCGGCGAGGAGCCCGGCAGCGAGCGTCTCGTCGTGCTGGAGGGCGAGCGTCCCGACGCCTGGTGGCTGCCCGGTACGGCCCCCCAACTGGTCATCACCACGGCGGCACTTCGGGGGCTGAAAGGCCGTCAGCTCGACGCGGTGCTCGCCCACGAGCAGGGCCACGCGCGGGCCCGGCACGACTGGCTGCTGCACTGCTCGGCCGCGCTGGCCGTGGGCTTCCCGCAGATCCCGGTCTTCGCCGCCTTCCGCAACGAGATGCACCGGCTGGTGGAGCTGGCCGCCGACGATGTGGCGTCGCGCCGCTTCGGCCGGCTGACGATCGCACTGGCGCTGGTCCAACTCAACGAGCACCGGGGGGTGTTCGGCCCCTGCCCGACCCCCGACGCGGAGCTTCCGCACCGCGTCGACCGGCTGCTGAGCGCGGCCCCGCGCCTCACCACTGGCCGCAGGCTGAGGCTCACCGCCGCCGCCTCGCTGGTGCCGGTCGTGCCGCTGCTGGTGGCGTTCGTCCCGGGACTGCGCGCGCTCGGATAG
- a CDS encoding mandelate racemase/muconate lactonizing enzyme family protein — protein sequence MSRITSVDCRLVFIEPETLRTDASQTFVRQETILVTVGTDDGLSGTGYSYTIGTGGSSVLALLRDHLAATLLGADARNVEAVWARMLAATRATAFGLLTSLALAAVDTALWDLRCLRAGEPLWRLAGGAHDRLPVYDTEGGWLHLSTDELVKNVSAAQASGLRGAKLKVGKPTAVEDAERLAAVREETGPAFEIMVDANQSLTGAEAIRRARTFEPLDIAWFEEPLPAEDVAGHLRLARSTTVPVAVGESVYSVGHFAEYLSTGAAGIVQADVARVGGITPWLKVAHAAEACNVRVAPHFLMELHASLACAVPAGMYVEHIPQLGAITRSELVIEDGCVVPPETPGLGIEWDEDAIADLRVA from the coding sequence ATGAGCAGAATCACGAGCGTCGACTGCCGGCTCGTCTTCATCGAGCCCGAGACGCTGCGCACCGACGCCAGCCAGACCTTCGTCCGGCAGGAGACCATCCTCGTCACCGTCGGGACCGACGACGGGCTGAGCGGCACCGGGTACTCCTACACGATCGGCACCGGCGGCAGTTCCGTACTGGCGCTGCTGCGCGACCACCTCGCCGCCACGCTGCTGGGCGCCGATGCCCGTAACGTCGAGGCGGTCTGGGCCCGGATGCTCGCGGCGACCCGGGCCACCGCGTTCGGGCTCCTCACCTCACTGGCACTGGCCGCCGTCGACACGGCCCTGTGGGACCTGCGGTGCCTGCGCGCCGGTGAACCGCTCTGGCGGCTCGCGGGCGGGGCGCACGACCGGCTGCCCGTGTACGACACCGAGGGCGGCTGGCTGCATCTGAGCACCGATGAACTGGTGAAGAACGTCTCGGCGGCCCAGGCGTCGGGGCTGCGCGGAGCCAAGCTGAAGGTCGGCAAGCCCACCGCGGTCGAGGACGCGGAGCGGCTCGCGGCCGTCCGCGAGGAGACCGGGCCCGCCTTCGAGATCATGGTCGACGCCAACCAGTCGCTCACCGGGGCGGAGGCGATCCGCCGGGCCCGCACCTTCGAGCCGCTCGACATCGCGTGGTTCGAGGAGCCGCTGCCGGCCGAGGACGTGGCGGGACACCTGAGGCTCGCCCGCTCGACCACGGTGCCGGTCGCGGTGGGTGAATCGGTGTACAGCGTCGGGCACTTCGCCGAGTACCTGTCGACGGGCGCCGCCGGGATCGTGCAGGCAGATGTGGCCCGCGTCGGCGGCATCACCCCGTGGCTGAAGGTCGCGCACGCCGCCGAGGCATGCAATGTGCGGGTGGCCCCGCACTTCCTGATGGAGCTGCACGCGAGCCTGGCCTGCGCGGTGCCCGCCGGGATGTACGTGGAGCACATTCCGCAGCTCGGCGCGATCACCCGCAGTGAGCTGGTCATCGAGGACGGCTGTGTCGTCCCGCCGGAGACGCCCGGGCTCGGCATCGAGTGGGACGAGGACGCCATCGCGGATCTGCGGGTCGCGTAG
- a CDS encoding glycerophosphodiester phosphodiesterase family protein: MGVEPENTLRSFRHAEQAGMDAIELDLHLSKDGALVVMHDTDVDRTTDGKGAIADRTLAELRELDAGQGERIPVFEEVLDAVGSPIQAEIKDAAAARALAEVMLRRDLAGRVEVSSFHDEAVSEIAALVPGVRTVLIASRWGPDIVARAKAAGAATVALNIRRLTLETVEKAHAEGLKVLGWVVNTQDHLRLVRALDLDGATTDYPEIRRTGRFTA; encoded by the coding sequence ATGGGCGTCGAACCGGAGAACACCCTGCGGTCCTTCCGCCACGCCGAACAGGCGGGTATGGACGCCATCGAGCTCGACCTGCATCTGAGCAAGGACGGCGCACTCGTCGTCATGCACGACACCGACGTGGACCGCACGACCGACGGCAAGGGCGCCATCGCCGACCGGACGCTCGCCGAGCTGCGTGAGCTCGACGCCGGGCAGGGCGAGCGGATCCCGGTCTTCGAAGAGGTGCTGGACGCGGTCGGCTCACCGATCCAGGCCGAGATCAAGGACGCCGCCGCCGCGCGGGCACTCGCCGAGGTGATGCTCCGGCGCGACCTGGCCGGACGGGTGGAGGTCTCCTCGTTCCACGACGAGGCGGTCAGCGAGATCGCCGCGCTCGTGCCGGGCGTACGGACCGTGCTCATCGCGAGCCGCTGGGGGCCGGACATCGTGGCCCGCGCCAAGGCCGCCGGCGCCGCGACGGTGGCGCTGAACATCCGCAGGCTGACCCTGGAGACCGTCGAGAAGGCGCACGCGGAAGGGCTGAAGGTGCTCGGCTGGGTGGTGAACACCCAGGACCACCTGCGGCTGGTCCGGGCGCTGGATCTGGACGGCGCGACCACCGACTACCCGGAGATCCGGCGCACCGGGCGGTTCACGGCCTGA
- a CDS encoding HAD family hydrolase produces the protein MKAVLFDFSGTLFRAESVAAWLRATLDQAGATLSQEEFALRTAELTAAGAQPGGPVPQRVPSSLAGLYASRDESAEQHRAAFTGLARQVALPDPALYDALYARHMTPAAWSPYPDTAEVLGALHARGIGVGVVSNIGWDLRPVFRAHGVDPFVDHYTLSYEHGIQKPDVRLFRAACEALGQDPGETLMVGDDRRADGGARNLGCAVHFVDHLPATERPDALRPVLDLTG, from the coding sequence ATCAAAGCCGTACTCTTCGACTTCTCCGGGACGCTCTTCCGGGCCGAGTCCGTCGCGGCATGGCTGCGCGCCACCCTGGACCAGGCGGGCGCCACGCTGAGCCAGGAGGAATTCGCCCTCCGCACAGCGGAGTTGACGGCCGCAGGCGCACAACCCGGCGGGCCGGTCCCCCAGCGGGTGCCGTCCTCGCTCGCCGGGCTCTACGCCTCCCGAGACGAGAGCGCCGAGCAGCACCGCGCCGCGTTCACGGGCCTCGCCCGTCAGGTCGCGCTGCCGGATCCGGCGCTGTACGACGCCCTCTACGCACGCCATATGACGCCGGCCGCCTGGAGCCCCTACCCGGACACGGCCGAAGTGCTCGGCGCCCTGCACGCCCGCGGGATCGGGGTCGGGGTGGTGAGCAACATCGGCTGGGACCTCCGGCCGGTGTTCCGCGCCCACGGGGTCGATCCGTTCGTGGACCACTACACCCTGTCGTACGAGCACGGCATCCAGAAACCCGACGTACGGCTGTTCCGTGCCGCCTGTGAGGCACTGGGCCAGGACCCGGGCGAGACCCTGATGGTCGGCGACGACCGGCGCGCCGACGGGGGTGCCCGGAATCTGGGCTGCGCCGTCCATTTCGTGGACCATCTCCCGGCCACTGAACGCCCGGACGCACTCCGCCCGGTCCTGGATCTCACCGGCTGA
- a CDS encoding helix-turn-helix domain-containing protein has protein sequence MSPRSQSVNEELRRRSRERLLQATVDLVGERGYEATTLADIADRAGSARGLVSYYFPGKRYLLQSAVHRLMHRTLTAALEREPRTDDGQELLARAIDAILGLAADHPVLMRTHMAGILQEQGFVQCPEQQQLARALRSTVERYGSPDPDTDYPLLRAQLMGTVFAQLLPGAPMPPARLRAELFQRYGLDWKLGAPPDDGAAPPPS, from the coding sequence ATGTCCCCGCGCAGCCAATCGGTCAATGAGGAGTTGCGGCGGCGTTCCCGCGAGCGGCTTCTGCAGGCCACAGTGGATCTTGTCGGCGAGCGCGGGTACGAGGCGACGACACTGGCGGACATCGCCGACCGTGCCGGATCCGCCCGCGGCCTCGTCTCGTACTACTTCCCGGGCAAGCGCTACCTGCTGCAGTCCGCCGTGCACCGCCTGATGCACCGCACGCTCACCGCGGCCCTGGAGCGCGAGCCGCGCACCGACGACGGGCAGGAACTGCTGGCGCGGGCCATCGACGCGATCCTGGGGCTCGCCGCCGACCATCCCGTACTGATGCGGACCCATATGGCCGGAATCCTTCAGGAGCAGGGGTTCGTGCAGTGCCCCGAACAGCAGCAGCTCGCCCGGGCCCTGCGCTCGACCGTGGAACGGTACGGATCACCCGACCCGGACACCGACTACCCGCTGCTGCGTGCCCAGCTGATGGGCACGGTCTTCGCACAGCTGCTGCCGGGCGCACCCATGCCGCCCGCGCGGCTGCGGGCCGAACTGTTCCAGCGGTACGGACTCGACTGGAAGCTCGGAGCGCCCCCGGACGACGGGGCCGCCCCGCCACCGTCCTGA
- a CDS encoding DUF6421 family protein — MTKILVQDAVDGGISGAQRVVEHPAWPVLKNAVEQIRPWQSKDGSIDFAADGAPSRTAVDAAFARVTGAIEELSPLLPHDAAYHRALVADLRAWAEGGFAVPDFLDSLLAFHPADLRADGLQHLVVFAMYTQNGNPDRNLEAVVLRMVWPEWLSELEATRYDNPLFCGITFEDFTSGYDTNSAVLFPETIAVREAPDRFTWGGIFCDREAARFRAVTEAAVKVLRLELPDDIREMVSDQDRCQQAFVLWDMVHDRTHSHGDLPFDPFMIKQRQPFWMYGLEELRCDLTAFREAVRLEADGFGQGRDVQYAVLFDRMFRFPVTGERVRNYDGLGGQLLFAYLHQHDVVRWTDSTLKIDWERAPQVTQQLCAEIEDLYRAGIDRPKLVHWFAAYDLVSRYLAPHPGSRWAKGPDALDLSQPPRKLVDDVLPDEFPLSMFYEALAKKLKSVVASTKGITAAGVPEREAA, encoded by the coding sequence ATGACGAAAATTCTTGTGCAGGACGCGGTCGACGGCGGTATATCCGGCGCCCAGCGCGTGGTCGAGCACCCGGCCTGGCCCGTGCTCAAGAATGCCGTCGAGCAGATCCGGCCCTGGCAGTCGAAGGACGGCTCCATCGACTTCGCAGCCGACGGAGCCCCCTCCCGAACGGCCGTCGACGCCGCGTTCGCACGCGTGACGGGCGCGATCGAGGAGCTGTCCCCGCTGCTGCCCCACGACGCCGCGTACCACCGGGCGCTCGTCGCCGACCTCCGCGCGTGGGCGGAAGGCGGATTCGCCGTCCCGGACTTCCTTGACTCACTGCTCGCCTTCCACCCGGCCGACCTGCGCGCCGACGGACTCCAGCACCTGGTCGTCTTCGCGATGTACACGCAGAACGGCAACCCGGACCGCAATCTCGAAGCGGTCGTGCTGCGCATGGTCTGGCCCGAGTGGCTCTCCGAGCTGGAGGCCACGCGCTACGACAACCCGCTCTTCTGCGGCATCACCTTCGAGGACTTCACGTCCGGGTACGACACCAACTCCGCGGTGCTCTTCCCCGAGACCATCGCCGTCCGTGAAGCCCCCGACCGCTTCACCTGGGGCGGCATCTTCTGCGACCGCGAGGCGGCACGCTTCCGGGCCGTCACGGAGGCCGCCGTGAAGGTCCTGCGGCTCGAACTGCCGGACGACATCCGGGAGATGGTCTCCGATCAGGACCGCTGCCAGCAGGCGTTCGTGCTGTGGGACATGGTCCACGACCGCACCCACAGCCACGGCGACCTGCCGTTCGACCCCTTCATGATCAAGCAGCGCCAGCCGTTCTGGATGTACGGCCTCGAAGAGCTGCGCTGCGACCTCACCGCCTTCCGGGAGGCCGTGCGGCTGGAGGCCGACGGTTTCGGACAGGGCCGCGACGTCCAGTACGCCGTGCTCTTCGACCGGATGTTCCGCTTCCCGGTGACCGGCGAGCGCGTGCGCAACTACGACGGCCTCGGCGGCCAGCTGCTCTTCGCCTATCTCCACCAGCACGACGTGGTGCGCTGGACCGACAGCACCCTGAAGATCGACTGGGAGCGCGCCCCGCAGGTCACCCAGCAGCTCTGCGCGGAGATCGAGGACCTGTACCGGGCCGGCATCGACCGCCCCAAGCTGGTCCACTGGTTCGCCGCCTACGACCTGGTCTCCCGCTACCTCGCCCCGCACCCGGGATCGCGCTGGGCCAAGGGGCCCGACGCCCTGGACCTGAGCCAGCCGCCGCGTAAACTTGTGGACGACGTGCTTCCGGACGAGTTTCCGCTCAGCATGTTCTATGAGGCGCTCGCCAAGAAGCTGAAGAGCGTGGTCGCCTCGACGAAGGGCATCACCGCGGCGGGCGTTCCCGAGCGGGAAGCCGCGTGA
- a CDS encoding DUF5134 domain-containing protein has translation MSGWLLMSLSAATGAYCLLRMRSTSQRARTAAGSEAVMGFGMAAMALPAAVATPPQWGWTVLAAVFAAGGLRALWQLRTSAHHLHHLVGSLAMVYMALTMAAGTAPGGASGGTNMEHAAHSAGGVPLLTGALLAYYAVYVLRAGATLVPSPATPGPVTGGAAAGGAALGASGGAIGRGAGPELALACRLAMGMAMFAMLLTI, from the coding sequence ATGTCCGGCTGGCTGCTGATGTCACTGAGCGCGGCCACCGGCGCCTACTGCCTGCTGCGGATGCGCAGCACCTCGCAGCGGGCGCGGACGGCTGCGGGGAGCGAGGCGGTGATGGGGTTCGGCATGGCGGCGATGGCCCTGCCCGCCGCGGTGGCCACTCCCCCGCAGTGGGGCTGGACGGTGCTCGCCGCGGTCTTCGCGGCGGGCGGCCTCCGGGCGCTGTGGCAGCTCCGCACGAGCGCTCACCATCTGCACCATCTGGTCGGCTCGCTCGCCATGGTCTACATGGCGCTCACGATGGCAGCGGGGACGGCACCGGGCGGAGCGTCCGGCGGAACCAACATGGAGCACGCGGCGCACTCGGCGGGCGGGGTCCCGCTGCTCACCGGCGCGCTGCTCGCCTACTACGCGGTGTACGTACTGCGCGCGGGCGCCACCCTGGTGCCCTCGCCGGCGACGCCCGGCCCCGTGACGGGCGGGGCGGCTGCCGGTGGTGCGGCACTGGGTGCGTCCGGCGGGGCCATCGGCCGGGGCGCCGGGCCGGAGCTGGCGCTCGCCTGCCGACTCGCCATGGGAATGGCCATGTTCGCGATGCTGTTGACGATCTGA